A portion of the Candidatus Binataceae bacterium genome contains these proteins:
- the smpB gene encoding SsrA-binding protein SmpB, with amino-acid sequence MAVKQQARAAEDGYDLVADNRKARHDFFIEETLECGLALTGTEVKSLREHRVNLRDSYARIKNGEAFLHGVHIAAYAPAGQFSHKETRPRKLLMHRREIDRWWGRVRERGYSLVPLKIYFRRGRAKVELALARGKKLYDKREAIARKTSRREVERELRHRNR; translated from the coding sequence ATGGCGGTGAAGCAACAGGCCCGGGCGGCCGAGGACGGTTACGACCTCGTCGCCGATAATCGCAAGGCGCGCCACGACTTCTTCATCGAGGAGACGCTGGAGTGCGGGCTCGCACTGACCGGCACCGAGGTCAAATCGCTGCGCGAGCATCGTGTCAACCTGCGCGACAGCTATGCGCGGATCAAGAACGGCGAAGCCTTTCTCCACGGCGTGCATATCGCGGCCTACGCACCGGCCGGCCAGTTCAGCCATAAGGAAACCCGCCCGCGCAAACTCCTGATGCATCGGCGCGAGATCGACCGCTGGTGGGGGCGCGTGCGCGAGCGCGGTTACTCGCTGGTTCCGCTCAAGATCTACTTCCGCCGCGGGCGCGCCAAGGTCGAGCTCGCGCTGGCCCGGGGCAAGAAGCTCTACGACAAGCGCGAGGCGATCGCGCGCAAGACCAGCCGGCGCGAGGTCGAGCGCGAACTGCGCCATCGCAACCGCTGA
- a CDS encoding NUDIX hydrolase: MDREDDYLDDEPVEPRHEIQHQYPQNVRFCALCGGAMRPRLVLPDRRRQRVCSRCGFVDFQSPKLVAGCLVSSGGRVLLLRRAIPPRLGYWTFPGGYVDFGEMPEAAALRETAEEVGMHVAIERLFGVYADPHHPVAAVVVYLARPGSEHPGLSSEASEVRYFAPAELPWEEIAFRTTTAALADWVRLAG; the protein is encoded by the coding sequence ATGGATCGCGAGGACGACTATCTCGACGACGAGCCCGTGGAACCGCGCCACGAGATCCAGCATCAGTACCCGCAGAACGTGCGCTTCTGCGCGCTGTGCGGCGGCGCGATGCGCCCGCGGCTGGTGCTGCCCGACCGCAGGCGCCAACGGGTGTGCTCGCGATGCGGATTCGTCGATTTCCAGAGCCCAAAGCTGGTAGCCGGATGCCTGGTCAGCAGCGGCGGGCGTGTGCTGTTGCTGCGCCGCGCGATTCCGCCGCGGCTTGGCTACTGGACCTTCCCCGGCGGCTACGTCGATTTCGGCGAAATGCCCGAGGCGGCGGCGCTGCGCGAGACCGCTGAGGAGGTCGGGATGCACGTCGCGATCGAGCGGCTGTTCGGCGTCTATGCCGACCCGCATCATCCGGTCGCCGCGGTGGTTGTTTATCTTGCGCGGCCGGGCAGCGAGCATCCGGGCCTCTCCAGCGAGGCGAGCGAGGTGCGCTACTTCGCGCCCGCCGAGCTCCCGTGGGAGGAAATCGCCTTTCGCACCACCACCGCCGCCCTCGCCGACTGGGTCAGGCTTGCCGGATAG